A single window of Ferrimonas balearica DSM 9799 DNA harbors:
- a CDS encoding endonuclease — MIRALLLLALLASPALAAPQSFSQAKRLLFTLYTGPLAPQTLYCGCDFRADQRKLVPDLASCGYQVRKQERRANRIEWEHVMPAWQFGHQLQCWQKGGRSECRKDPKFKVMEADLHNLYPAIGEVNGDRSNYRFSDWNGQPKQYGQCAMVIDFKARQAQPPVAARGTIARAYLYMAEQYHVSLSTQQEKLLKGWHNSYPADAAECQRHREISKLQGHPNRFVAEQCNP; from the coding sequence ATGATTCGAGCCCTGTTACTGCTGGCGCTGTTGGCCAGCCCGGCGCTTGCCGCGCCCCAAAGTTTTAGCCAGGCCAAGCGCCTGCTGTTTACCCTCTACACCGGCCCACTCGCCCCACAAACCCTATACTGCGGCTGTGACTTCCGCGCCGACCAGCGCAAACTGGTGCCCGATCTGGCCAGCTGCGGCTATCAGGTGCGCAAACAGGAGCGGCGCGCCAACCGCATCGAGTGGGAGCACGTGATGCCCGCCTGGCAGTTTGGCCATCAGCTGCAGTGCTGGCAGAAGGGCGGCCGTTCCGAGTGCCGCAAAGACCCCAAATTCAAAGTGATGGAGGCGGACCTGCACAACCTGTATCCGGCCATTGGCGAGGTCAACGGCGATCGTTCAAACTACCGCTTCAGCGACTGGAACGGGCAGCCGAAACAGTATGGCCAATGCGCCATGGTGATCGACTTTAAGGCGCGCCAGGCCCAGCCTCCGGTGGCCGCTCGGGGGACCATTGCCCGAGCCTATCTCTACATGGCGGAGCAGTACCACGTGTCTCTGTCCACTCAGCAGGAAAAACTGCTGAAGGGTTGGCATAATAGCTACCCGGCTGACGCGGCCGAGTGCCAGCGCCACCGTGAGATCAGCAAGCTGCAAGGCCACCCCAACCGATTTGTCGCCGAGCAGTGCAACCCCTGA
- a CDS encoding MFS transporter, with protein sequence MIEPGTPDYRSASRALALGSLLVFANLYLFQPLLPVLAAHFGVAATAANGIHAATTLGLAIGLLPWALLSERWGRRPVLLASLMLVALVGLVQLLADSLALLVVARLLMGLALSGFVAVAVAYMAEEFSPIALALAVGSYVAANSLGGIAGRIYGGMVGDWLGWQPAALALALLTALATAWVWRTLPPARAFRASRAPLRSDLGRAIGHLVNPRLWLAMAIGGLNFALFVNQFTVMGFRLVAAPHHLPVAVASLIFLCYLSGTLTSRLSGAWSLRYGPLSGMALGTLIAMAGCLLARIDALWAMVLGLLLISAGAFLVHALAYTWVSQHAEQAKASATALYLVHYYLGASLGGFWLLYCYEQGQWDGVVAGSGILYTLMLMALAGLQRRQRMTVPV encoded by the coding sequence ATGATTGAACCCGGTACGCCTGATTACCGGTCAGCCAGTCGCGCCCTGGCGCTTGGTTCCCTGCTGGTGTTCGCCAATCTCTATCTGTTTCAGCCGCTGTTGCCGGTACTGGCCGCCCATTTCGGTGTGGCTGCTACCGCCGCCAACGGCATTCACGCCGCCACTACGCTGGGGCTGGCCATCGGTCTGCTGCCCTGGGCACTGCTGTCAGAACGCTGGGGGCGGCGCCCGGTGTTGCTGGCCAGCCTGATGCTGGTGGCGCTGGTTGGGCTGGTGCAACTGCTGGCGGACAGCCTGGCGCTGTTGGTGGTGGCGCGATTGCTGATGGGGTTGGCTCTGTCGGGGTTTGTGGCGGTCGCCGTGGCTTATATGGCGGAGGAGTTCTCCCCCATTGCGCTGGCGCTGGCGGTGGGCAGCTACGTGGCGGCCAATTCGCTGGGGGGCATTGCCGGACGGATCTACGGCGGCATGGTGGGGGACTGGCTGGGCTGGCAACCGGCGGCGCTGGCACTGGCATTGTTGACCGCACTGGCCACCGCCTGGGTGTGGCGAACCTTGCCACCGGCCCGGGCCTTTCGGGCCAGTCGGGCACCGCTGCGCAGTGACCTAGGCCGGGCCATCGGCCACCTGGTCAATCCCCGACTGTGGCTGGCGATGGCCATTGGCGGCCTGAACTTCGCCCTCTTTGTGAACCAGTTTACGGTGATGGGGTTCCGCCTGGTGGCCGCCCCTCATCATCTGCCGGTGGCGGTGGCGTCGCTGATCTTCCTCTGTTACCTGAGCGGTACCCTGACATCGCGGCTGAGTGGGGCCTGGAGCCTTCGGTATGGCCCCTTATCCGGGATGGCACTGGGCACCCTGATCGCCATGGCCGGTTGCCTGTTGGCCCGCATCGATGCGCTGTGGGCGATGGTGCTGGGGTTATTGCTGATCAGTGCCGGGGCGTTTCTGGTGCACGCGCTGGCGTACACCTGGGTCAGCCAGCATGCCGAGCAGGCCAAGGCCAGCGCCACGGCGCTTTATCTGGTGCACTACTACCTCGGTGCCAGCTTAGGGGGCTTCTGGTTGTTGTACTGCTATGAACAGGGCCAGTGGGATGGCGTGGTGGCGGGCAGCGGCATACTTTACACCCTGATGCTGATGGCGCTGGCGGGATTGCAGCGGCGCCAGCGGATGACCGTGCCAGTCTGA
- a CDS encoding HlyD family secretion protein: MSKAQSANSLYGVIVLTQPFSIYFVIIVIFLFLSLCLSFLSFSEYARKERVKGFLVPDSGIIKVYPGRSGNIDKIYVSDGQSVQKGDLIAKVSLSRVQLNGIDLSVSLISSLESQISSLEQDYKSTLLMSDLDLIELNQRLNDYTESVKVLERQQRLLKEKQHLQNVEYERFSKIYHDGYLSEAEYHLQEQKLLQIAQEIESNYANIVSINSQLNETRAEVSRHPHKTGLMLAEIERRKADVKRQLDEIHNGYQFRVVANESGVVTSISVKEGEFMSAERPILSIIPDGGELIAELLLPTRSAGFVKLHDEVRLRFEAFPYQRFGHISSEVSRVDKSLIVQGEVDIPVHLSEPVYRVQAKLSRQVINAYGEEFSLKPGMLLEADIILDRRSLLDWLLDPIYSLKGRIG, from the coding sequence GTGTCAAAAGCTCAAAGCGCTAATAGCTTGTATGGGGTAATTGTATTGACACAACCCTTTTCCATCTATTTTGTTATTATCGTCATTTTTCTGTTTCTATCATTGTGTCTGTCTTTTTTGTCATTTTCCGAATACGCTAGAAAAGAGCGTGTTAAAGGATTTTTAGTGCCTGATTCGGGAATAATAAAGGTCTATCCGGGTCGTTCTGGAAATATTGATAAAATTTATGTGAGCGACGGACAAAGCGTCCAAAAGGGGGACTTGATTGCCAAAGTCAGTCTGTCGAGAGTGCAATTAAATGGCATTGATTTAAGTGTATCTTTGATCTCAAGTCTTGAGTCTCAAATAAGTTCGCTCGAGCAAGATTATAAATCCACATTATTAATGTCCGACCTGGATTTAATTGAGCTTAATCAAAGATTGAATGATTATACAGAATCTGTAAAGGTACTAGAGCGTCAACAGAGATTACTTAAAGAAAAACAGCATTTGCAGAACGTTGAATATGAACGATTTTCGAAAATCTATCATGATGGATATTTATCAGAAGCGGAATACCATCTTCAAGAACAAAAGTTATTGCAGATTGCTCAAGAGATTGAATCAAACTACGCCAATATCGTTAGTATTAATTCTCAGCTTAATGAAACTCGTGCTGAGGTTTCCAGGCATCCGCATAAAACTGGGTTAATGTTGGCGGAAATTGAAAGAAGAAAGGCCGATGTTAAGCGACAATTGGATGAAATCCACAATGGATATCAGTTTCGTGTTGTGGCTAATGAATCCGGAGTTGTAACGTCAATATCGGTAAAGGAAGGTGAATTTATGTCAGCGGAAAGGCCGATTTTAAGCATCATCCCTGATGGGGGTGAATTGATTGCTGAATTATTACTTCCCACGCGTTCGGCAGGATTCGTTAAATTACATGATGAAGTACGATTGAGGTTTGAGGCATTTCCTTATCAACGGTTCGGGCACATAAGTTCTGAGGTTTCAAGAGTTGATAAATCTCTTATTGTTCAAGGAGAGGTTGATATACCTGTACATCTCAGCGAGCCAGTATATCGTGTGCAGGCCAAACTATCTAGGCAAGTTATTAATGCATACGGTGAAGAGTTTTCACTCAAACCAGGCATGTTGCTGGAAGCAGACATTATTTTGGATAGGCGCTCTTTGCTAGATTGGCTATTGGATCCGATTTATAGCCTAAAGGGGAGGATTGGCTAA
- the speE gene encoding polyamine aminopropyltransferase: MSDNRYLETLYPSYGQSFAMEEVLFRAPTEHQELIIFKNERFGRVMALDGVIQTTEADEFIYHEMLTHVPILAHGNAKRVLIIGGGDGGILREVLRHESVEHVTQVEIDDQVIEMCKQYLPNHSNGAFDNPRAHIVIDDGKAFVMNCTEKFDVIISDCTDPIGPGEALFESDFYRGCKNCLTEGGVFVAQNGVPFMQPDEAETTKARLKPFFADRTFYCAPVPTYIGGVMSLAWASDNAELRQLSSEVIAERFAKAGFKTRYYTPAVHTGAFALPQFLIDRLDAVE; encoded by the coding sequence ATGAGCGATAACCGCTACCTGGAAACCCTGTACCCCTCTTATGGCCAGTCGTTTGCGATGGAAGAAGTGCTCTTCCGTGCGCCGACTGAACATCAGGAACTGATCATCTTTAAAAATGAACGGTTCGGACGGGTAATGGCTCTGGATGGTGTTATCCAGACCACCGAGGCGGATGAGTTCATCTACCATGAGATGCTGACTCATGTGCCGATTCTGGCTCACGGCAACGCCAAGCGCGTGCTGATCATCGGTGGTGGTGACGGCGGTATCCTGCGTGAGGTGCTGCGCCACGAGTCCGTAGAGCACGTGACCCAGGTGGAGATCGATGATCAGGTCATCGAGATGTGCAAACAGTACCTGCCGAACCACAGCAATGGTGCCTTCGATAATCCGCGCGCCCACATCGTTATCGACGATGGCAAAGCGTTCGTGATGAACTGCACCGAGAAGTTCGACGTCATTATCTCCGATTGCACCGACCCGATCGGGCCGGGCGAAGCGCTGTTTGAGTCTGACTTCTACCGTGGCTGCAAAAACTGCCTGACCGAAGGCGGTGTGTTTGTGGCCCAGAACGGCGTGCCCTTTATGCAGCCGGATGAAGCGGAAACCACCAAGGCGCGCCTCAAGCCGTTCTTTGCTGACCGCACCTTCTACTGTGCACCGGTACCGACCTACATCGGCGGCGTGATGTCCCTGGCCTGGGCCTCCGACAACGCCGAACTGCGCCAGCTGTCCAGTGAAGTGATTGCTGAGCGTTTTGCCAAGGCTGGTTTCAAGACCCGTTACTACACCCCCGCGGTGCACACTGGCGCCTTCGCGCTGCCCCAATTCCTGATCGACCGCCTCGACGCGGTGGAATAA
- the rsmE gene encoding 16S rRNA (uracil(1498)-N(3))-methyltransferase: MRVPRIYQPVPLAAGQQLALDDDGANHIGRVLRMQPGQAVMLFNGDGQQYPAIIDEAGKKNVLVTVQSVEQHHVESPLALHLGQVISRGEKMEFTIQKSVELGAASITPLWSERCGVKLAGDRLDKKVAQWQKIAIAACEQCGRNVVPEVRPVMRLDQWMAEPFEGLKLNLHPRAEYSINTLPEPVQALRLLIGPEGGLSAEEIAAAREFDFTDILLGPRVLRTETAALTAMTALQVRFGDLG; this comes from the coding sequence ATGCGCGTACCACGTATCTATCAACCCGTCCCTCTCGCCGCCGGCCAACAGCTGGCGCTGGATGACGATGGCGCTAACCACATCGGCCGCGTGCTGCGGATGCAGCCGGGCCAAGCCGTAATGCTGTTTAACGGTGACGGTCAGCAATACCCGGCCATCATCGACGAAGCGGGCAAGAAAAACGTGTTGGTGACGGTCCAGTCTGTCGAACAGCACCACGTGGAATCGCCGCTGGCCCTGCACCTGGGCCAGGTGATCTCCCGTGGCGAAAAGATGGAGTTCACCATTCAGAAATCGGTGGAGCTGGGTGCAGCCAGCATCACGCCGCTGTGGTCGGAGCGCTGCGGCGTCAAGCTGGCCGGCGACCGCCTCGACAAGAAGGTGGCCCAGTGGCAGAAGATCGCCATCGCCGCCTGCGAACAGTGTGGCCGCAACGTGGTGCCGGAGGTTCGTCCGGTGATGCGGCTGGACCAGTGGATGGCGGAGCCCTTTGAGGGCCTCAAGCTGAATCTGCATCCCCGCGCCGAGTACAGCATCAACACCCTGCCCGAGCCGGTACAGGCACTGCGCCTGCTGATCGGCCCGGAGGGCGGCCTCTCCGCGGAGGAGATCGCGGCCGCTCGTGAGTTCGACTTTACTGATATTCTTCTCGGGCCCCGGGTGCTGCGCACCGAAACCGCGGCCCTGACCGCTATGACTGCATTGCAGGTACGCTTTGGCGACCTTGGATAA
- the metK gene encoding methionine adenosyltransferase, with translation MARHLFTSESVSEGHPDKIADQISDAVLDAILAQDPKARVACETYVKTGMVMVGGEITTSAWVDIEEITRQTVREIGYTHSDMGFDANSCAVLSAIGKQSPDINQGVDRADPREQGAGDQGLMFGYASNETDVLMPAPITYSHRLVKRQAEVRKNGTLPWLRPDAKSQVTFAYEDGKIAGIDAVVLSTQHCDSVSTEDLREGVMETIIKPVLPAEWITKDTKFHINPTGRFVIGGPMGDCGLTGRKIIVDTYGGMARHGGGAFSGKDPSKVDRSAAYATRYVAKNIVAAGLADRCEIQVSYAIGVAEPTSISIETFGTGKLPEDTLIALVRKHFDLRPYGLIQMLHLERPIYQPTASYGHFGRVEFPWEQTDKAEALRADAGL, from the coding sequence ATGGCACGTCACCTGTTCACCTCCGAGTCGGTGTCCGAAGGTCATCCCGATAAAATTGCGGATCAGATCTCCGACGCGGTGCTCGACGCCATCCTGGCTCAAGACCCGAAAGCCCGCGTGGCCTGTGAAACCTACGTAAAGACCGGCATGGTCATGGTCGGCGGTGAGATCACCACCTCCGCCTGGGTCGATATCGAAGAGATCACCCGTCAAACCGTTCGCGAGATTGGTTACACCCACTCCGACATGGGCTTTGATGCCAACTCCTGCGCCGTTCTGTCTGCCATCGGCAAACAGTCCCCGGACATCAACCAGGGCGTTGACCGCGCTGACCCGCGTGAGCAGGGTGCTGGTGACCAGGGCCTGATGTTCGGCTACGCCAGCAACGAAACCGACGTGCTGATGCCGGCGCCGATCACCTACTCCCACCGTCTGGTGAAGCGTCAGGCTGAAGTGCGCAAGAACGGCACCCTGCCGTGGCTGCGTCCGGACGCCAAGTCTCAGGTCACTTTCGCCTACGAAGATGGCAAGATCGCTGGCATCGACGCCGTAGTACTGTCCACCCAGCACTGCGACAGCGTGTCCACCGAAGACCTGCGTGAAGGCGTGATGGAAACCATCATCAAGCCGGTACTGCCGGCTGAGTGGATCACCAAAGACACCAAGTTCCACATCAACCCGACCGGCCGTTTCGTTATCGGTGGCCCGATGGGTGACTGTGGTCTGACTGGCCGTAAGATCATCGTAGACACCTACGGCGGTATGGCTCGTCACGGTGGTGGTGCGTTCTCCGGTAAAGATCCGTCCAAAGTGGACCGTTCTGCCGCCTACGCCACCCGCTACGTTGCCAAGAACATCGTCGCTGCCGGCCTGGCCGACCGCTGTGAGATCCAGGTTTCCTACGCCATTGGTGTGGCTGAGCCGACCTCCATCAGCATCGAAACCTTCGGCACTGGCAAACTGCCGGAAGACACCCTGATCGCGCTGGTACGCAAGCACTTTGACCTGCGTCCGTACGGCCTGATCCAGATGCTGCACCTGGAGCGCCCGATCTACCAGCCGACCGCCTCCTACGGTCACTTCGGCCGCGTTGAGTTCCCGTGGGAACAAACCGATAAAGCTGAAGCCCTGCGCGCCGACGCCGGTCTGTAA
- a CDS encoding peptidase domain-containing ABC transporter, with amino-acid sequence MIVESEPSNNAPSSDDDENSLELLEFSSARRVPLVMQTEVAECGLACLAMVASFHGSKQDLPSLRQRFNTNLVGMNLQQMIALADGLGLASRALKCPLAEVGKLAIPCVLHWDMNHFVVLTGVSRTDIKINDPALGKRQMSLAEFSEHYTGIALELTPASNFKKQDQRVRMKLSQLWSKIVGLKSGLVSLLLLSIVLQVFALASPYYMQWVVDEVLLSNDQPLLTVLAIGFSLLVLFTVISTGVRSYLILRLSSMMNMQMGVNLLRHLLKLPMAYFEKRHIGDLVSRFGSLAQIRERLTTGLIETVVDGLMSMTVLIMMLLYSPKLAAVVVAAVVLYTLLRLALYQPLRRQTEEYIQAQAKEQSNFLENIRGIQTIKLFTCESMRQSLWQNRYAEVVNSEIRLGKLKISFDVINKFLFGIENVVVVYLSATLVMEGLLTVGMIFAFIAYKNQFTDRMASFVEQLIQFRMLRLHLERISDIALAEVEPHRESRLSLAEVLGKLELKGVSFRHAENTPWIIRDCNLCVEPGESVAIVGPSGCGKTTLIKLMLGLLEPSEGKVLLDGKDITQIGLTEYRRQISAVMQNDTLLSGSVLDNLSFFDPEPNLVKVQRCAQLAAIDADISRMPMGYNTLVGDMGNQFSGGQVQRLLLARALYQEPKVLFMDEATSHLDVQNEISIGEHIKDLAMTRIIVAHRPETIKQADRVMVMDAGKLLSLEALQALHKETSNCPP; translated from the coding sequence TTGATAGTAGAAAGTGAACCCTCAAATAACGCACCTTCATCTGATGATGATGAAAATAGCCTAGAGCTTCTGGAGTTTTCTAGCGCGCGTCGAGTTCCGCTTGTCATGCAAACTGAAGTCGCGGAGTGTGGCCTGGCCTGTCTGGCGATGGTGGCGAGCTTTCATGGTTCTAAGCAAGATTTGCCTTCACTAAGGCAGCGGTTTAATACTAATCTCGTCGGTATGAACCTGCAGCAAATGATCGCTTTGGCTGATGGTTTAGGTCTTGCTAGTCGTGCACTTAAGTGTCCATTGGCAGAGGTTGGAAAACTGGCGATTCCTTGTGTGCTGCATTGGGATATGAATCATTTTGTTGTGTTGACGGGGGTGTCCAGAACCGACATAAAGATTAACGACCCGGCGCTGGGAAAACGCCAGATGAGTCTGGCTGAGTTTAGTGAGCATTATACTGGTATTGCGCTGGAGTTAACGCCAGCGAGTAACTTCAAAAAGCAGGACCAGCGGGTGCGAATGAAATTATCGCAACTGTGGAGCAAAATCGTTGGCCTCAAGTCCGGCTTAGTCTCATTACTGCTACTTTCGATCGTACTGCAAGTTTTTGCTCTTGCTAGTCCTTACTACATGCAGTGGGTGGTGGACGAGGTGCTACTCAGCAATGATCAGCCCCTTCTCACCGTGCTTGCTATCGGCTTTAGTTTACTAGTGTTGTTCACTGTAATCTCTACTGGAGTTCGTAGCTATCTTATATTACGCCTATCTAGCATGATGAATATGCAGATGGGGGTTAACCTGTTAAGGCATCTTCTTAAGTTGCCTATGGCTTACTTCGAGAAGCGACATATAGGGGATCTAGTCTCACGTTTTGGCTCGCTGGCGCAAATTCGAGAGCGTTTGACAACGGGGCTCATTGAAACGGTTGTCGATGGGTTAATGTCGATGACCGTATTGATAATGATGTTGCTATACTCGCCTAAACTGGCTGCAGTGGTGGTAGCGGCTGTCGTTCTTTATACTTTGCTTCGGCTTGCTTTATACCAACCTCTCAGGCGCCAAACTGAAGAGTATATTCAAGCACAAGCCAAGGAGCAAAGTAACTTTCTCGAGAACATCCGTGGTATTCAAACAATTAAACTATTCACCTGTGAATCGATGCGTCAGAGTCTATGGCAGAATCGATATGCCGAAGTCGTTAATAGCGAAATTCGTCTCGGAAAGTTGAAAATTAGCTTTGATGTAATAAATAAGTTTCTCTTTGGCATTGAGAATGTAGTGGTTGTATATTTGTCCGCAACTTTGGTAATGGAAGGCCTGTTAACCGTTGGGATGATTTTTGCCTTTATCGCGTACAAAAATCAGTTTACTGATCGAATGGCGAGCTTCGTTGAGCAACTGATTCAATTTCGAATGCTAAGGTTACACCTTGAGCGGATATCAGACATTGCTCTGGCCGAAGTTGAGCCTCACCGAGAATCTCGATTATCTCTGGCGGAGGTTCTTGGCAAACTTGAGCTTAAGGGAGTGAGTTTCCGCCATGCTGAAAACACACCTTGGATAATCCGGGATTGTAACCTTTGCGTTGAGCCGGGTGAATCCGTAGCTATCGTCGGACCGTCGGGCTGTGGCAAAACAACACTGATTAAATTGATGCTGGGACTGCTTGAGCCGTCTGAGGGTAAGGTATTGTTGGATGGTAAGGATATTACTCAGATTGGCCTTACTGAATATCGTCGTCAAATTTCTGCTGTGATGCAAAACGACACTCTGCTATCTGGCTCGGTATTGGATAATTTGAGCTTTTTTGATCCCGAACCAAACTTGGTTAAAGTGCAGCGCTGTGCTCAACTTGCTGCCATCGACGCTGATATTAGTCGGATGCCTATGGGCTACAACACTTTAGTCGGCGACATGGGGAATCAGTTTTCAGGAGGACAGGTACAGCGTTTACTGCTAGCGCGGGCACTGTATCAGGAGCCTAAGGTGCTCTTTATGGATGAGGCAACCAGTCATTTGGATGTGCAGAACGAAATCAGCATCGGTGAACATATTAAAGATCTTGCGATGACCCGAATCATCGTTGCACATCGGCCAGAGACCATTAAGCAAGCCGATCGGGTGATGGTGATGGATGCCGGTAAATTGTTAAGTCTCGAAGCGCTGCAAGCTTTGCATAAAGAGACATCGAACTGCCCACCTTAA
- a CDS encoding SprT family zinc-dependent metalloprotease, producing the protein MPPSTLPTETLHQLLLSRVETCYLKAEQRLGRPFPRPSVSLKMRGQSAGAAHLQDNRLRFNPVLLEENPDAFLDEVVPHEVAHLLVWHSFGKVAPHGRQWQAMMRDVFGLEPHTRHLFDVSNVAPRTVAYRCQCRDHNLTIRRHNKVQRGQTRYLCRHCGSALQPA; encoded by the coding sequence ATGCCCCCCTCCACTCTTCCCACTGAAACCCTGCATCAGTTGCTGCTGTCGCGGGTGGAAACTTGTTATCTGAAAGCCGAGCAACGGTTGGGTCGCCCTTTCCCCCGCCCCAGCGTCAGCCTGAAGATGCGGGGCCAGAGTGCCGGCGCGGCCCACCTGCAGGACAATCGTCTGCGCTTCAATCCGGTGCTGCTGGAGGAGAATCCTGACGCCTTCCTCGACGAGGTGGTGCCCCATGAGGTGGCGCACCTGCTGGTCTGGCACAGCTTTGGCAAAGTCGCCCCCCATGGCCGCCAGTGGCAGGCCATGATGCGGGATGTGTTTGGCCTGGAACCCCACACCCGCCATCTCTTCGATGTCAGCAACGTGGCCCCACGCACGGTCGCCTACCGCTGCCAGTGTCGTGACCACAATCTGACCATCCGACGCCACAACAAGGTGCAGCGCGGCCAGACCCGCTACCTGTGCCGCCACTGTGGCAGCGCCCTTCAACCGGCCTGA
- the gshB gene encoding glutathione synthase produces the protein MIKLGIVMDPISTINIKKDTSFAFLLEAQRRGYALFYMEMADLYLDQGEARAKMQPLSVEENPQQWYQFGEAKDAPLAELDVILMRKDPPFDTEYIYATYMLERAEEQGVLVVNKPQSLRDCNEKLFTAWFAEHTPTTLVTRSAERIRAFHAEHGDIILKPLDGMGGASIFHVREDGSNLGVIIEVLTNHGQNYAMIQKFIPEIKEGDKRILVVDGEPVPYCLARIPQGGETRGNLAAGGRGVAQPLSESDRRIAEAVAPELKKRGLIFVGLDVIGDRLTEVNVTSPTCVREIEAAFDINIAGRLMDAIEQRLA, from the coding sequence ATGATCAAGCTTGGCATCGTGATGGATCCCATCTCGACCATTAACATCAAGAAAGACACCAGCTTTGCCTTCCTGCTGGAAGCGCAGCGCCGCGGCTATGCCCTGTTCTATATGGAGATGGCTGACCTTTACCTGGATCAGGGCGAAGCCCGGGCCAAAATGCAGCCGCTGAGCGTGGAGGAGAACCCGCAGCAGTGGTACCAGTTTGGTGAGGCGAAAGACGCCCCGCTGGCTGAGCTCGACGTGATCCTGATGCGCAAGGACCCACCGTTCGACACCGAGTACATCTACGCCACCTACATGCTGGAGCGTGCCGAGGAGCAGGGGGTGCTGGTGGTCAACAAGCCCCAGAGCCTGCGTGACTGCAACGAGAAGCTGTTTACCGCCTGGTTTGCGGAACACACCCCCACCACCCTGGTGACCCGCAGCGCTGAGCGCATCCGTGCCTTCCACGCGGAGCACGGTGACATCATCCTCAAGCCGCTGGACGGCATGGGGGGCGCCTCCATCTTCCACGTGCGTGAAGATGGCAGCAACCTGGGCGTGATCATCGAAGTGCTGACCAATCACGGCCAGAACTACGCCATGATCCAGAAGTTTATCCCTGAGATTAAGGAGGGTGATAAGCGCATTCTGGTGGTGGATGGTGAGCCGGTACCTTACTGCCTGGCCCGCATCCCCCAGGGCGGTGAAACCCGTGGCAACCTGGCTGCCGGTGGCCGTGGCGTGGCCCAGCCGCTGTCAGAGAGCGATCGCCGCATCGCCGAGGCGGTGGCACCGGAGCTGAAAAAACGGGGCCTGATCTTTGTGGGCCTGGACGTGATTGGCGATCGCCTGACTGAAGTGAACGTGACCAGCCCCACCTGTGTGCGCGAGATTGAGGCAGCCTTTGACATCAATATCGCCGGACGCCTGATGGACGCGATTGAGCAGCGCCTGGCGTGA